ATGACCGGCAACGCGGTCGTCACCGCCTTCGCGTCCGGCAAGGCGGCCATGGCCGTCGGCGGTGACTTCAGCCACCAGGCCGTCGAGGCGGGCGCGGTCAAGGGCAAGTACGCCGTCGTTCCGCTGCCCGGCCTCAAGAAGGGCGAGATCGCCCCGGCCTTCGCGGGCGGAAACAATCTCGGCGTGCTGAAGAGCAGCTCCCACCGCACCCTCGCCATCGACCTGCTCCAGCGGCTCGCGGGCAAGGAGAACCAGCGCGCGCTCTTCGACGCCATGGGCTTCCTGCCCACCTACAGCGATGTCCGCCAGGAGGTCGCCGCGAAGGAGCCGTTCCTCGGGCCCTTCGTGCAGACGCTCGGCGCGGGCGCCAAATTCGTCCCCGCCTCGCCCGGCTGGGGCCAGATCGACGCCTCCCAGGTGCTCCCGACCATGTTCCAGGAGATCGTCAGCGGCAAGAAGGACGTCGCGAAGGCGTCCGCCGACGCGGCGAAGAAGATGGACACGGCATTCCGCGACGCGGGCTGACGGTATGAAGCACTCCACGACAGACACCGGCCCCGGCGCATCCGGCGGCCCGTCCGGCACGGACACCGTGCCGGACGGGGCCGCCCCGCCGCCCGCCGCACCCACGCCGTCCTCGTCGCCCTCGGCCTCCTCGTCCTCCCCGGGGGACCGCCGCTCCGCGCGGCGCGGCGGACGCTGGACCCCCTGGCTCTATCTGGTGCCCGCCCTGGTCGTCCTCGCCGGACTGCTGGTCTACCCGATCTACCAGCTCGGCCTGATCTCCTTCCTCGAATACACCCAGGCCCAGGTCAGCGGGGGCGAGCCCACCACCTTCAAGGGACTGGACAACTACCGGACGCTGTTCGCCGACGAACAGTTCTGGCAGGTCCTCCTGGCGACGGTGGTGTTCGCCGCGGCCTGTGTGATCGCCACCCTCGCCGTCGGGTGCGCGCTCGCCGTGCTGCTCACCCGGATCAGGGCGGTGCCCCGGCTCGCCCTGATGATGGCCGCGCTCGGCGCCTGGGCCACCCCGGCCGTCACCGGCTCCACCGTCTGGGTCTTTCTCTTCGACCCCGACTACGGCCCGGTCAACCGGCTCCTGGGGCTCGGCGACCACTCCTGGACCTATGACCGCTTCAGCGCGTTCGCCCTGGTCCTCTTCGAGGTCGTCTGGTGCTCGTTCCCGTTCGTCATGGTGACGGTGTACGCGGGCATCCGGGCCATCCCGGCCGAGGTGCTGGAGGCCGCCGCGCTGGACGGCGCGTCCCAGTGGCGCATCTGGCGCTCGATCACCGCCCCGATGCTCCGGCCCATCCTCGTCGTCGTCACCATTCAGTCGATCATCTGGGACTTCAAGGTCTTCACCCAGATCTATGTCATGACCAACGGCGGAGGCATCGCGGGACAGAACCTCGTCCTCAATGTGTACGCGTACCAGAAGGCGTTCGCGTCCTCCCAGTACAGCCTGGGGTCCGCGATCGGTGTGGTCATGCTGCTGATTCTGCTGGCCGTCACCCTCGTCTATCTGCGCCTGCTGCGACGCCAGGGAGAAGAACTGTGAGCACCCCCAGCCGTCCCGGCCGAACCGGTCCGCTCCGCCTCCGCCGTCCCTGGCGGCTCGCGGCCGAGGCGTCCGCCCTGCTCGTCGCCGCCGTGGTGGCCTTCCCGCTCTACTGGATGGTGCTTTCCGCGGTCAAACCGGCGGGTGAGATCCAGTCGACCGAGGCCCGCCCCTGGACGTTGAATCCGACGCTGGATTCCTTCCGGCGCGTCTTCGAGCAGCAGGACTTCGGACGCTATTTCCTCAACAGTCTGTTCGTCGCGACGGTGGTCGTGGTGGCGTCGGCGCTGATCGCCTTTCTGGCGGCCACCGCCGTCACCCGATTCCGTTTCAAGTTCCGCACGACCCTGCTGATCATGTTCCTCGTGGCCCAGATGGTGCCCATCGAGGCGCTGACCATTCCGCTCTTCTTCCTGATGCGGGACGCCGGACAGCTCAATACCCTCTGGTCGCTCATCCTGCCGCACATCGCCTTCTCGCTCCCCTTCGCCATCTGGATGCTCAGGGGATTTGTGAAGGCGGTTCCCGAGGCGCTGGAGGAAGCCGCCTACATCGACGGCGCGAGCCGTACCCGTTTCCTCTGGCAGATCCTCTTCCCGCTGGTCCTCCCCGGTCTCGTGGCGACGAGCGTCTTCTCCTTCATCTCGACCTGGAACGACTTCCTCTTCGCCAAGTCGTTCATCATCAGCGACACCTCGCAGCAGACCCTGCCGATGGCGCTGTTGGTCTTCTTCAAACCCGATGAGAACGACTGGGGAGGAATCATGGCGGGCTCCACCATCATGACGATCCCCGTGCTCGTCTTCTTCGTCCTCGTGCAGCGGCGGCTCGTCTCGGGCCTGGGCGGCGCCGTCAAGGACTGAGCAGCACCGGAATCCGGGAAAAGACGGTCCCGCGCGCTCCCGCCGGAAAACGACCCGAGATCATATCGAGCATCACCGACATGAAGAACACCACGAAAGAACGCCATGAAGGGTGGCTGCCATGACTGCTGACGGGAACCCTCCGGATCGCCTTCCGGAGCTGATTCCGGCCCCGCTCTCCGCCGATGCCCACGAGGACGGCGGTTTCACCCCCGACATCCGGACCACCCTCCACGCGGGAGCGGGCACCGGCACGGCCGAGCGCTGGCTGCGTTCCACCGTCGGGGCGGCGCTCGGGCTGCCGCTGGCGCCCGCCGCGGAGCCCGGCGGCGAGAACTCCGTCACGCTGCTCATCGACGAGGACGTCCAGAACGTCCAGAACGCAGCGAACGGGGGAGGGCAGGCCGCCGAGGCGTACCGCCTCACGGTCACCGGCCGGGGCGTCGAGATCCGCGGCGGCGGCCCCGCGGGCGTGTTCTGGGGCGTCCAGTCGCTGCGCCAGCTCCTCGGACCGGAGGCGTTCCGCCGCGCCCCGGTCGCCCCCGGCGCCACCCGGACGCTCGCCGCGCGGACCGTCGTGGACGCCCCCCGCCTCGGCTGGCGCGGGGTGATGCTCGACGTCGGCCGGCACTTCACCCACAAGACCGACGTGCTGCGCTTCCTCGATCTGATGGCCGCGCACAAGCTCAATGTCTTCCACTTCCATCTCACCGACGACCAGGGCTGGCGCATCGAGATCAAGCGCTATCCGAAACTGACCGAGGTCGGTGCCTGGCGGACGCGGAGCAAGTGGGGACACCGCTACTCCGAACTGTGGGACGAGAAGCCGCACGGCGGCTACTACACCCAGGACGACATCCGCGAGATCGTCGCCTACGCCGCCGAGCGGCACATCCGGGTCGTCCCCGAGATCGATCTCCCCGGCCACTCGCAGGCCGCCATCGCCGCCTACCCGGAGCTGGGCAACACCGATGTCGTCGACACCGCGTCGCTCACCCCCTGGGACAACTGGGGGGTCTCCCCGAACGTCCTGGCGCCCACCGAGCACACCCTGCGCTTCTACGAGGGCGTGCTCGAAGAGGTCCTCGACCTCTTCCCCGCCGCGACGTCCCCGTTCATCCACATGGGGGGCGACGAGTGCCCCAAGGACCAGTGGAAGGCGTCCCCGGCGGCCCAGGCCCGGATCGCCGAACTCGGCCTGGCCGACGAGGACGAACTCCAGTCCTGGTTCATCCGCCACTTCGA
The nucleotide sequence above comes from Streptomyces clavuligerus. Encoded proteins:
- a CDS encoding carbohydrate ABC transporter permease, which encodes MKHSTTDTGPGASGGPSGTDTVPDGAAPPPAAPTPSSSPSASSSSPGDRRSARRGGRWTPWLYLVPALVVLAGLLVYPIYQLGLISFLEYTQAQVSGGEPTTFKGLDNYRTLFADEQFWQVLLATVVFAAACVIATLAVGCALAVLLTRIRAVPRLALMMAALGAWATPAVTGSTVWVFLFDPDYGPVNRLLGLGDHSWTYDRFSAFALVLFEVVWCSFPFVMVTVYAGIRAIPAEVLEAAALDGASQWRIWRSITAPMLRPILVVVTIQSIIWDFKVFTQIYVMTNGGGIAGQNLVLNVYAYQKAFASSQYSLGSAIGVVMLLILLAVTLVYLRLLRRQGEEL
- a CDS encoding carbohydrate ABC transporter permease, coding for MSTPSRPGRTGPLRLRRPWRLAAEASALLVAAVVAFPLYWMVLSAVKPAGEIQSTEARPWTLNPTLDSFRRVFEQQDFGRYFLNSLFVATVVVVASALIAFLAATAVTRFRFKFRTTLLIMFLVAQMVPIEALTIPLFFLMRDAGQLNTLWSLILPHIAFSLPFAIWMLRGFVKAVPEALEEAAYIDGASRTRFLWQILFPLVLPGLVATSVFSFISTWNDFLFAKSFIISDTSQQTLPMALLVFFKPDENDWGGIMAGSTIMTIPVLVFFVLVQRRLVSGLGGAVKD
- a CDS encoding beta-N-acetylhexosaminidase, which encodes MTADGNPPDRLPELIPAPLSADAHEDGGFTPDIRTTLHAGAGTGTAERWLRSTVGAALGLPLAPAAEPGGENSVTLLIDEDVQNVQNAANGGGQAAEAYRLTVTGRGVEIRGGGPAGVFWGVQSLRQLLGPEAFRRAPVAPGATRTLAARTVVDAPRLGWRGVMLDVGRHFTHKTDVLRFLDLMAAHKLNVFHFHLTDDQGWRIEIKRYPKLTEVGAWRTRSKWGHRYSELWDEKPHGGYYTQDDIREIVAYAAERHIRVVPEIDLPGHSQAAIAAYPELGNTDVVDTASLTPWDNWGVSPNVLAPTEHTLRFYEGVLEEVLDLFPAATSPFIHMGGDECPKDQWKASPAAQARIAELGLADEDELQSWFIRHFDTWLAARGRRLIGWDEILEGGLAPGATVSSWRGYAGGIAAAEAGHDVVMCPEQQVYLDFRQDGGPDEPMPIGYIRTLEDVYRFEPVPPGLSPEAAAHVLGTQANVWTEVMHDRSRVDYQVFPRLVAFAEVAWSALPPSGERDYADFSRRMAVHYRRLDALGVDYRPPGGPLPWQKRPGVAGFPREGAPPNV